A genomic window from Salvia splendens isolate huo1 chromosome 11, SspV2, whole genome shotgun sequence includes:
- the LOC121753839 gene encoding pentatricopeptide repeat-containing protein At5g66520-like: MSTPLLQQLLHKFNSVSELKLVHSLLIKSGSPLSHLPLSRVASVCALTPSFLYALRIFLQVGQSETSAWNCCLRDFAESDTPLDAILLFHQLQRHNVCPDSFTCSFVLKACVKLMDLSHGRIVHALVVKLGLLFNLVLQNVILHLYASCGEMSDAILLFDKMPQRDVVTWNTMITQLVKRGDIASAHRMFLEMPDRNLRSWTAMIAGFVRCGKPKRAIDIFREMKQVGLKPNEATVVAVLAACADLGDLDLGRWIHDYSDKSGFTENVLVCNKLIDMYIKCGCLKAARDVFEGMKKRTVVSWSAMIQGLALHGKADEALCLFSEMNQMGMKPNDVTFIGLLNACSHMGLIIEGRAFFARMTTDFAITPSIEHYGCMVDLLSRRGLLQEAYEFIKKMPITPNAAIWGALLGGCKVHKDIEMVEVAMRHIHELDPHNDGYYVVLANIYSEAKKWEDAARVGKMMKERGLKKTYGCSSITINGVVHEFVAGQSIFEKWNELLVPLRQKGYVPNTSVVLLDMEEDEKERYVFGDSEKLALVFGLINLPPRETVRIFKNLRVCEDCHAAFKLLSEIVKREIVVRDRNRFHTFKDGSCSCKDYW, from the coding sequence atgagcactccattattacaacaGCTATTGCATAAGTTCAACTCTGTATCCGAGCTCAAATTAGTGCATTCTCTTCTCATCAAATCAGGCTCACCTCTCTCACATCTCCCACTATCCCGTGTAGCCTCAGTTTGTGCTCTTACCCCCAGTTTCCTCTACGCTCTACGAATTTTTCTGCAAGTAGGCCAGTCAGAAACCTCCGCTTGGAATTGTTGCTTAAGAGACTTTGCTGAAAGTGACACTCCGTTAGATGCCATCTTGTTGTTTCATCAATTGCAAAGGCACAATGTTTGCCCAGACAGTTTTACTTGCTCCTTTGTTCTCAAGGCATGTGTGAAGCTGATGGACCTTTCTCATGGGAGAATCGTTCATGCGCTCGTTGTGAAACTTGGCCTTCTGTTTAACTTGGTTCTTCAAAATGTGATATTGCACCTGTACGCATCGTGTGGGGAGATGAGTGATGCAATTCTACTGTTTGACAAGATGCCCCAGCGTGATGTTGTTACATGGAATACGATGATCACGCAGCTAGTGAAGAGGGGTGATATTGCTTCAGCACACCGAATGTTTTTGGAAATGCCTGATAGGAATTTGAGGTCGTGGACAGCTATGATCGCAGGTTTTGTTCGTTGTGGGAAGCCTAAGAGGGCTATTGATATCTTCAGAGAAATGAAACAAGTGGGCTTGAAACCTAATGAAGCAACTGTGGTGGCTGTTCTAGCAGCCTGTGCAGATTTGGGTGATCTTGATCTTGGGAGGTGGATTCATGATTATTCGGATAAGAGTGGGTTTACGGAAAATGTCCTAGTTTGTAACAAACTGATTGATATGTATATCAAATGTGGATGTTTAAAAGCTGCAAGAGACGTTTTTGAGGGtatgaagaaacgaacagttGTCTCATGGTCAGCCATGATTCAAGGTCTAGCACTCCATGGAAAGGCTGATGAAGCTTTATGCCTTTTCTCCGAAATGAATCAAATGGGAATGAAGCCCAACGATGTCACATTCATTGGCCTTTTAAACGCTTGTAGCCATATGGGATTGATAATCGAAGGACGTGCATTCTTTGCCAGGATGACCACTGATTTTGCAATCACGCCGAGTATTGAACACTATGGCTGCATGGTTGATCTATTAAGTCGACGCGGGCTGCTACAAGAGGCGTATGAGTTCATAAAAAAAATGCCTATAACACCGAATGCAGCCATATGGGGCGCCCTTCTTGGTGGGTGCAAAGTTCACAAGGACATCGAAATGGTTGAAGTAGCAATGAGACACATCCATGAGCTCGACCCCCACAACGATGGCTACTACGTTGTGCTTGCAAACATATACTCGGAAGCAAAGAAATGGGAAGATGCAGCGAGAGTGGGAAAGATGATGAAAGAGAGGGGGCTAAAGAAGACATATGGCTGTAGTTCGATTACAATCAATGGTGTGGTCCACGAATTTGTTGCTGGTCAATCGATATTCGAGAAATGGAATGAATTGCTAGTACCTTTGAGGCAGAAAGGCTATGTACCAAATACCTcagttgttctacttgacatgGAAGAAGATGAGAAAGAGAGGTATGTTTTTGGTGACAGTGAGAAACTAGCACTGGTTTTTGGTCTCATAAACTTGCCTCCACGAGAAACGGTTAGAATATTCAAGAATCTTCGAGTGTGTGAAGATTGTCACGCTGCGTTTAAGCTGTTGTCTGAGATTGTGAAGAGAGAAATAGTTGTGCGTGATCGCAATAGATTTCATACTTTTAAAGATGGCTCTTGCTCTTGCAAGGACTATTGGTAG
- the LOC121754726 gene encoding secreted RxLR effector protein 161-like has translation MTEEGTNDWSGKLIYLSHTRPDIAYAVGVVSQFMHAPQEEHWETVLRIVRYLKGTVEHGILFEKHGHLQIHGFTDADWSGNPNDRKSKAGYFTFVGGNLVTWRSKKQKVVTLSSAEAEFRGIKSGLTELLWLRRLMKELDLFSSQPCKLYCDNKAAISISENPV, from the coding sequence ATGACAGAGGAAGGTACCAACGATTGGTCGGGGAAGTTAATATATCTATCACATACAAGGCCAGATATTGCATATGCTGTAGGGGTCGTGAGCCAGTTCATGCACGCACCCCAAGAAGAGCACTGGGAGACAGTTCTACGGATCGTACGGTATCTGAAGGGAACAGTTGAACACGGAATTCTTTTCGAGAAGCATGGGCATCTACAGATACATGGATTCACTGATGCTGATTGGTCCGGGAACCCAAACGATAGGAAATCCAAAGCAgggtactttacctttgtaGGGGGTAACCTTGTAACgtggaggagcaagaaacagaaggtggtgACACTTTCTAGTGCAGAAGCAGAATTCCGGGGGATTAAGAGTGGACTGACCGAACTACTATGGCTTCGAAGATTGATGAAGGAACTAGATCTTTTTTCATCACAACCATGCAAGTTGTACTGCGACAACAAGGCGGCGATAAGCATTTCGGAGAATCCAGTTTAA
- the LOC121755465 gene encoding cyprosin-like, with translation MKLGYLLTVFCLWAVVCSLLPSSDALRRISLKRRPLDLVRIKAAAEAKLKGKFGIDVNDRHIKLNSGDGDAVYLKNYLDAQYFGEIGIGSPPQNFTVVFDTGSSNLWVPSSKCYFSIACYFHSRYKSSKSSTYTANGKSCSISYGSGSIAGFFSQDNVEVGDVVVKDQVFIEATKEGSLTFVVAKFDGILGLGFQEISVGDVVPVWYNMVDQGLVEEQVFSFWLSSDPEAEVGGEIIFGGVDPNHYKGNHSYVPVTKKGYWQIEVGDFLVGNQSTGLCDGGCAAIVDSGTSLCTGPTAVITQINHAIGAEGVASAECKTLVSQYGDMIWELLVSGVQPDAVCSQIGLCFSNGAQSVSSNIEMVVGKESKESVGEDPLCTACEMAVVWMKNQLKNEGVKDKVIEYVNQLCDSIPSPGGQSVIDCNSLKNMPNVTFSIGGKPYVLTPEQYILKVEQGPTAICMSGFMALDVPPPQGPLWILGDVFMRPYHTVFDYGNLQVGFAESA, from the exons ATGAAGCTCGGCTATCTGCTAACTGTTTTCTGTCTGTGGGCCGTTGTATGCTCCCTCCTTCCTTCTTCTGATGCTCTGAGAAGAATTAGCCTTAAAAGGAGGCCTTTGGACCTGGTTAGAATTAAGGCTGCTGCAGAAGCTAAATTAAAGGGAAAATTTGGGATAGATGTCAATGACAGGCACATCAAACTAAATAGTGGAGATGGAGATGCGGTGTATCTGAAGAATTACTTAGATGCTCAGTACTTTGGAGAGATTGGTATTGGCTCACCACCGCAGAATTTCACTGTTGTGTTTGACACTGGCAGTTCCAATCTATGGGTTCCATCTTCGAAATGTTATTTCTCT ATTGCTTGCTATTTCCATAGTAGATACAAATCAAGCAAATCCAGTACATACACAGCAAATG GAAAATCATGCTCAATTTCATATGGCTCTGGGTCCATTGCTGGATTTTTCAGCCAAGACAATGTTGAAGTTGGTGATGTTGTCGTCAAGGATCAA GTTTTCATCGAGGCTACAAAAGAAGGAAGTCTGACCTTTGTCGTGGCCAAATTTGATGGTATTCTTGGGCTTGGTTTCCAGGAAATTTCTGTTGGTGATGTAGTCCCAGTCTG GTACAACATGGTAGACCAGGGACTTGTTGAGGAGCAGGTATTTTCTTTCTGGCTTAGCAGTGACCCTGAAGCTGAAGTGGGAGGTGAGATAATCTTTGGTGGAGTTGATCCAAATCATTACAAAGGAAATCACAGTTACGTCCCTGTGACGAAAAAGGGGTACTGGCAG ATTGAAGTGGGCGACTTCCTTGTTGGCAACCAGTCAACTG GTTTATGTGATGGTGGTTGTGCTGCTATTGTGGACTCTGGGACATCCTTGTGTACTGGTCCAACT GCTGTTATAACTCAAATCAACCATGCCATTGGTGCAGAAGGAGTTGCGAGCGCCGAATGTAAAACTCTTGTTTCTCAATATGGAGACATGATATGGGAACTCCTAGTCTCTGGA GTACAACCTGATGCAGTTTGTTCCCAGATTGGTCTGTGCTTTTCCAACGGAGCTCAGTCTGTGAG CTCGAATATTGAAATGGTGGTTGGAAAGGAGAGTAAAGAATCGGTTGGTGAGGATCCCCTGTGCACTGCTTGTGAGATGGCTGTAGTTTGGATGAAAAACCAGCTAAAAAACGAAGGTGTGAAGGATAAAGTGATCGAGTATGTGAATCAG CTCTGCGATAGTATACCAAGTCCAGGAGGTCAATCCGTAATCGACTGCAATTCCTTAAAAAACATGCCAAACGTCACCTTCAGCATCGGTGGAAAGCCTTATGTTCTTACTCCTGAACAG TATATACTGAAGGTTGAGCAAGGCCCTACGGCTATTTGCATGAGCGGATTCATGGCTTTGGACGTCCCACCTCCTCAAGGACCTCTTTG GATTCTCGGGGATGTGTTCATGCGCCCATATCACACCGTGTTCGACTACGGAAATCTGCAAGTGGGTTTTGCTGAATCTGCTTGA